In Nostoc edaphicum CCNP1411, the sequence TAGCATACAGCTATCTAAAGATTTAGAATTTGTGACTAAATCCATTGGGGAACTGAATTTAACAGATCCCAAGCTGAAAGAATTTCAAAGTGGTTTTGTCAAGATTTTTCAAAATCTCAGTCAAGCGATCGCTAAAGCTGGTAAGGCCCTGGGTGCGACCAAGACAGCACAAGCCTCGGCATCTGGCAGAGAAAAAATTCAAAAGGCTAGAGCCGAAATTGATTCAACACTGACAACAGCAGCTACAACTGTTGGTAAGCAGTCAGATACTTTAGTTAATCAGATGAATAAGTATTGTAACGAGCCAGAATAATCTATCTGTACTAGGGCATTGGGAATTGGGCATAGGGATTAGGGGAGAGGTTACAGGTGACAGGTGATAAGGAATAATCTATACCCTTTAACCTGATCTCTATTCCCTTCTTTACTCCGAGCGATAGTAACTTTTATCACTGGTTTTTCAAAAATCTTCCTGATATACACCAACTTTATCTGTCAAAAGAAATAGTGGTGCAAGTCAAATGAAATACCATGAGTGATATTAGTCTACTGATGGCGAGTGTGCTAGTAACAGCGCCAATCTCTGCCCTCAATTTACCAGAGCAGCCTGTAATTACTTCAGACAATCTAGTGCAGGAGTCAACACAGGATCATTTATCTCAAGTTGTATCACCTGCTGAAATTACACCGCCTGAATTTGTGCAGCCAGATATAACCACTTCATCAGCTACAAACAAAAAGTACGAAAATATACTTAAAAAAAGCAGAGAAAAAATTCAATTTATAAGTTCTCCTAGCTTACCTGAATTAAAAGATACTCAAGGTGTAATCGAAGTTGCACAGAACCAGGAAAACACAGAAGAATTCTCTCTATCTCTCCATCCCCCAGACTCAGACAACCCAATGTCTCAAGTCACCTCAGTGTCGCAACTTGAAGATGTGCAACCCTCTGATTGGGCTTTTGATGCTTTGCAGTCTTTGGTAGAACGCTATGGCTGCATTGCGGGATATGCTGATAGTACTTATCTGGGAAATCGTACCATTAGCCGTTATGAATTTGCGGCGGGTTTAAATGCTTGTTTAGAGAAGATTAACGAAACAATCGCTAACAATAAAATTAATACTGTTAATAATGAAGATTTAATCTTGCTGCAAAGGTTGCAAGGCGAATTCAAAGCAGAGTTGCAACAATTACAGCAGCGTGTCGAGGCTGTGGAAAACCAAACTAGTGAATTACCAAGGAATCAGTTTTCCACAACTACTAGATTATTTGGTCAAGCTATTTTTAGCGTTCAGGGAACCAATAGCCCTGATGTGGATTTGTTTCCGAGAGATGGAGTCCCTGAACGCCAGGGAAAAACCAATCTGACTTTCACAAGTAGCGCTCAACTAACCTTAGCAACATCGTTCACAGGGCGAGATTTGCTGTTAACAGGGCTATCTGCGGGGAATTTAGGTTCTACTGCATCTTTGCTATCCACCAATATGGGACGCTTAGGTTTCGAGTCAAATACAGACAACAATCTAGTTGTTAGTGACTTATCTTATCGATTTCTTGCTTCGGATAACTTGGGAATCGTCGTAGGTACGGCGGGAGTTAACCCCATCAACACCTTTCGCGGTATTAGCCCTTTAGAAGGTTCTAGCGACGGTGCAATTTCTCTATTTGGTCAGCGGAACCCGATTTTAAATAT encodes:
- a CDS encoding iron uptake porin — translated: MSDISLLMASVLVTAPISALNLPEQPVITSDNLVQESTQDHLSQVVSPAEITPPEFVQPDITTSSATNKKYENILKKSREKIQFISSPSLPELKDTQGVIEVAQNQENTEEFSLSLHPPDSDNPMSQVTSVSQLEDVQPSDWAFDALQSLVERYGCIAGYADSTYLGNRTISRYEFAAGLNACLEKINETIANNKINTVNNEDLILLQRLQGEFKAELQQLQQRVEAVENQTSELPRNQFSTTTRLFGQAIFSVQGTNSPDVDLFPRDGVPERQGKTNLTFTSSAQLTLATSFTGRDLLLTGLSAGNLGSTASLLSTNMGRLGFESNTDNNLVVSDLSYRFLASDNLGIVVGTAGVNPINTFRGISPLEGSSDGAISLFGQRNPILNIGNGTGGIGFDWQISDRISFQGVYSSEIPSFPGNIKQGGLFGGRFTAGAQLSLAPTNNIDVGVHYLYSHSPDGLLGSGIGDSQLISPFADPTAFDTHAIGATVAWRINPNLQLGGWGGFTSSKPVNLSGSVESTNWMVFAAFPNLLRSGNLGGVLVGQPPKITSSTLPEGLNFPNFSDGGTAGGRTDTSIHVEVFYRAQLSDNIALTPGLFVIFNPDHNSANDALVVGTLRATFRF